A portion of the Tiliqua scincoides isolate rTilSci1 chromosome 3, rTilSci1.hap2, whole genome shotgun sequence genome contains these proteins:
- the ILKAP gene encoding integrin-linked kinase-associated serine/threonine phosphatase 2C isoform X1, which produces MSGSDVGLCKRGRRKRQQRRLGPAAAEAGWISSGTFQSQLQRRQRKKVRKNIYFLMIFHQLATLTWGQGALCCLMISHLLAVATQKLIQSPFKGIQARCHHHILWQGVPQTNHTLTFSSAEQVSPPVSHGRGEKRKSIEGEKNGSEELVEKKVCKGSVGILGLKGYVAERKGEREEMQDAHVILNDITEECSPLPSQITRVSYFAVFDGHGGVRASKYAAQNLHSNLIRKFPKGEVPNVEKTIRRCLLDTFKHTDEEFLKQASSQKPAWKDGSTATCVLVIDNTLYIANLGDSRAILCRYNEENQKHTALSLSKEHNPTQYEERMRIQKAGGNVREGRVLGVLEVSRSIGDGQYKRFGVISVPDIKRCQLTHNDRFILLACDGLFKVFSPEEAVNFIVSCLEDKTIPSRDAKLAVDARYDSACNRLANKAVQRGSADNVTVVVVRIEQ; this is translated from the exons ATGAGTGGCAGCGACGTCGGCCTTTgcaagagggggaggaggaagcggcAGCAGCGGCGGCTCGGGCCGGCCGCTGCCGAGGCTGGATGGATCTCTTCGGGGACCTTCCAGAGCCAGCTCCAGCGGCGGCAG agaaagaaggtCAGAAAGAACATTTACTTTTTGATGATCTTCCACCAGTTGGCAACACTGACTTGG GGGCAGGGGGCTCTTTGCTGTTTGATGATCTCCCACCTGCTAGCAGTGGCAACTCAG aaactcatccaatccccttttaaaggcatccaggccagatgccaccaccacatcctgtggcaaggagttccacagaccaatcacacgctga CTTTCAGTTCCGCAGAGCAAGTGTCTCCTCCAGTGAGCCATGGaagaggagagaagaggaagtCCATTGAGGGAGAGAAGAATGGGAGTGAAGAACTTGTGGAAAAGAAAGTTTGTAAAG GCTCTGTAGGTATTTTGGGGCTAAAGGGTTACGTGGCAGAAAGGAAAGGTGAGAGAGAAGAGATGCAGGATGCCCATGTCATTCTGAACGATATCACAGAGGAGTGCAGTCCCCTGCCCTCTCAGAT TACCCGTGTCTCGTATTTTGCTGTCTTTGATGGTCATGGAGGGGTTCGAGCCTCCAAGTATGCAGCACAGAATTTGCATTCCAATCTGATCAGAAAAtttcctaaag gcGAAGTGCCCAACGTGGAGAAAACTATAAGGAGATGCCTTCTCGACACCTTCAAACATACAGACGAGGAATTTCTCAAACAGGCTTCCAGCCA AAAACCTGCCTGGAAGGATGGCTCCACAGCTACCTGTGTTCTGGTGATTGATAATACTTTGTATATTGCCAACCTTGGAGACAGCCGG GCGATTCTGTGTCGTTACAATGAAGAGAATCAGAAACACACAGCCTTAAGTCTGAGTAAAGAACATAACCCAACCCAGTACGAAGAGCGAATGAGGATCCAGAAGGCTGGAGGAAATGTCAG GGAAGGTCGTGTTCTGGGTGTCCTGGAGGTATCGCGCTCTATTGGGGATGGACAGTACAAGCGCTTTGGGGTCATCTCTGTGCCAGATATCAAACGCTGCCAACTTACACACAATGACAG GTTTATCCTTTTGGCTTGTGATGGTCTCTTCAAAGTCTTCTCACCAGAAGAAGCTGTGAACTTCATTGTGTCTTGTCTGGAG GACAAAACTATCCCTTCAAGAGATGCCAAATTGGCAGTTGATGCTAGATATGACAGTGCCTGCAATCGGCTGGCCAACAAAGCAGTGCAGCGAGGATCAGCAGATAATGTCACTGTGGTGGTGGTTCGGATTGAACAGTAA
- the ILKAP gene encoding integrin-linked kinase-associated serine/threonine phosphatase 2C isoform X2, which translates to MDLFGDLPEPAPAAAEKEGQKEHLLFDDLPPVGNTDLGAGGSLLFDDLPPASSGNSAFSSAEQVSPPVSHGRGEKRKSIEGEKNGSEELVEKKVCKGSVGILGLKGYVAERKGEREEMQDAHVILNDITEECSPLPSQITRVSYFAVFDGHGGVRASKYAAQNLHSNLIRKFPKGEVPNVEKTIRRCLLDTFKHTDEEFLKQASSQKPAWKDGSTATCVLVIDNTLYIANLGDSRAILCRYNEENQKHTALSLSKEHNPTQYEERMRIQKAGGNVREGRVLGVLEVSRSIGDGQYKRFGVISVPDIKRCQLTHNDRFILLACDGLFKVFSPEEAVNFIVSCLEDKTIPSRDAKLAVDARYDSACNRLANKAVQRGSADNVTVVVVRIEQ; encoded by the exons ATGGATCTCTTCGGGGACCTTCCAGAGCCAGCTCCAGCGGCGGCAG agaaagaaggtCAGAAAGAACATTTACTTTTTGATGATCTTCCACCAGTTGGCAACACTGACTTGG GGGCAGGGGGCTCTTTGCTGTTTGATGATCTCCCACCTGCTAGCAGTGGCAACTCAG CTTTCAGTTCCGCAGAGCAAGTGTCTCCTCCAGTGAGCCATGGaagaggagagaagaggaagtCCATTGAGGGAGAGAAGAATGGGAGTGAAGAACTTGTGGAAAAGAAAGTTTGTAAAG GCTCTGTAGGTATTTTGGGGCTAAAGGGTTACGTGGCAGAAAGGAAAGGTGAGAGAGAAGAGATGCAGGATGCCCATGTCATTCTGAACGATATCACAGAGGAGTGCAGTCCCCTGCCCTCTCAGAT TACCCGTGTCTCGTATTTTGCTGTCTTTGATGGTCATGGAGGGGTTCGAGCCTCCAAGTATGCAGCACAGAATTTGCATTCCAATCTGATCAGAAAAtttcctaaag gcGAAGTGCCCAACGTGGAGAAAACTATAAGGAGATGCCTTCTCGACACCTTCAAACATACAGACGAGGAATTTCTCAAACAGGCTTCCAGCCA AAAACCTGCCTGGAAGGATGGCTCCACAGCTACCTGTGTTCTGGTGATTGATAATACTTTGTATATTGCCAACCTTGGAGACAGCCGG GCGATTCTGTGTCGTTACAATGAAGAGAATCAGAAACACACAGCCTTAAGTCTGAGTAAAGAACATAACCCAACCCAGTACGAAGAGCGAATGAGGATCCAGAAGGCTGGAGGAAATGTCAG GGAAGGTCGTGTTCTGGGTGTCCTGGAGGTATCGCGCTCTATTGGGGATGGACAGTACAAGCGCTTTGGGGTCATCTCTGTGCCAGATATCAAACGCTGCCAACTTACACACAATGACAG GTTTATCCTTTTGGCTTGTGATGGTCTCTTCAAAGTCTTCTCACCAGAAGAAGCTGTGAACTTCATTGTGTCTTGTCTGGAG GACAAAACTATCCCTTCAAGAGATGCCAAATTGGCAGTTGATGCTAGATATGACAGTGCCTGCAATCGGCTGGCCAACAAAGCAGTGCAGCGAGGATCAGCAGATAATGTCACTGTGGTGGTGGTTCGGATTGAACAGTAA